Proteins encoded within one genomic window of Ovis aries strain OAR_USU_Benz2616 breed Rambouillet chromosome 1, ARS-UI_Ramb_v3.0, whole genome shotgun sequence:
- the MLF1 gene encoding myeloid leukemia factor 1 isoform X4, which produces MFGMLSSSFEDDPFFSDSFIAHRESMRQMMRSFSEPFGRDMLSISDRRGRARNRMGHEDEENSLTGHLSMDPNGHSFSSSSVMTYSKVGNEPPKVFQASTQTRRAPGGIKETRKALRDSDSGLEKMAVGHHLHDRAHVIKKSKNNKTGDEEVNQEFINMNECDAHAFDDEWQNEILKYQPRGQWRNLDNSRMRSVGHENSGSRELKRREKHQSPAIEHGRRSNVSVDKLNIKGSPVKINKK; this is translated from the exons ATGTTCGGGATGCTGAGCAGCAGCTTTGAGGATGATCCCTTCTTCTC tGATTCTTTTATCGCACACCGAGAAAGTATGCGACAGATGATGAGAAGTTTTTCTGAACCTTTTGGAAGAGACATGCTCAGCATCTCTGATAGGAGAGGAAGAGCTCGTAACCGTATGGGACATGAGGATGAAGAAAATTCCTTGACt GGTCACCTTTCAATGGATCCAAATGGACATTCATTTAGTTCTTCCTCCGTGATGACTTATTCCAAAGTAGGAAATGAACCTCCAAAGGTTTTCCAGGCCTCAACACAAACCCGCAGGGCTCCAGGAGGA ATAAAGGAAACCAGGAAAGCATTAAGAGATTCTGATAGTGGACTAGAAAAAATGGCTGTTGGTCATCACCTCCATGACCGAGCTCATGTCATTAAAAAGTCAAAGAACAACAAGACTGGAGATGAAGAGGTCAATCAAGAGTTCATCAATATGAATGAAT GTGATGCTCATGCTTTTGATGATGAGTGGCAAAATGAGATTCTGAAGTACCAGCCAAGGGGACAATGGCGCAATCTAGATAACTCTAGGATGCGAAGTGTTGGTCATGAGAATTCAGGATCCCGAGAACTTAAAAGAAG GGAGAAACATCAAAGTCCAGCCATTGAACATGGAAGAAGATCAAATGTTTCTGTGGACAAACTCAACATCAAAGGATCGCCTGTGaaaatcaacaaaaaataa
- the MLF1 gene encoding myeloid leukemia factor 1 isoform X2, with protein sequence MFGMLSSSFEDDPFFSDSFIAHRESMRQMMRSFSEPFGRDMLSISDRRGRARNRMGHEDEENSLTHTDVNPFQAMDRMMLNMRNSMQELQRNFGHLSMDPNGHSFSSSSVMTYSKVGNEPPKVFQASTQTRRAPGGIKETRKALRDSDSGLEKMAVGHHLHDRAHVIKKSKNNKTGDEEVNQEFINMNECDAHAFDDEWQNEILKYQPRGQWRNLDNSRMRSVGHENSGSRELKRREKHQSPAIEHGRRSNVSVDKLNIKGSPVKINKK encoded by the exons ATGTTCGGGATGCTGAGCAGCAGCTTTGAGGATGATCCCTTCTTCTC tGATTCTTTTATCGCACACCGAGAAAGTATGCGACAGATGATGAGAAGTTTTTCTGAACCTTTTGGAAGAGACATGCTCAGCATCTCTGATAGGAGAGGAAGAGCTCGTAACCGTATGGGACATGAGGATGAAGAAAATTCCTTGACt CATACAGATGTCAACCCTTTTCAGGCAATGGACCGAATGATGTTAAATATGAGAAACAGTATGCAGGAATTACAAAGAAACTTT GGTCACCTTTCAATGGATCCAAATGGACATTCATTTAGTTCTTCCTCCGTGATGACTTATTCCAAAGTAGGAAATGAACCTCCAAAGGTTTTCCAGGCCTCAACACAAACCCGCAGGGCTCCAGGAGGA ATAAAGGAAACCAGGAAAGCATTAAGAGATTCTGATAGTGGACTAGAAAAAATGGCTGTTGGTCATCACCTCCATGACCGAGCTCATGTCATTAAAAAGTCAAAGAACAACAAGACTGGAGATGAAGAGGTCAATCAAGAGTTCATCAATATGAATGAAT GTGATGCTCATGCTTTTGATGATGAGTGGCAAAATGAGATTCTGAAGTACCAGCCAAGGGGACAATGGCGCAATCTAGATAACTCTAGGATGCGAAGTGTTGGTCATGAGAATTCAGGATCCCGAGAACTTAAAAGAAG GGAGAAACATCAAAGTCCAGCCATTGAACATGGAAGAAGATCAAATGTTTCTGTGGACAAACTCAACATCAAAGGATCGCCTGTGaaaatcaacaaaaaataa
- the MLF1 gene encoding myeloid leukemia factor 1 isoform X1: MFGMLSSSFEDDPFFSDSFIAHRESMRQMMRSFSEPFGRDMLSISDRRGRARNRMGHEDEENSLTAMSSLVPFGSFGGMHTDVNPFQAMDRMMLNMRNSMQELQRNFGHLSMDPNGHSFSSSSVMTYSKVGNEPPKVFQASTQTRRAPGGIKETRKALRDSDSGLEKMAVGHHLHDRAHVIKKSKNNKTGDEEVNQEFINMNECDAHAFDDEWQNEILKYQPRGQWRNLDNSRMRSVGHENSGSRELKRREKHQSPAIEHGRRSNVSVDKLNIKGSPVKINKK; encoded by the exons ATGTTCGGGATGCTGAGCAGCAGCTTTGAGGATGATCCCTTCTTCTC tGATTCTTTTATCGCACACCGAGAAAGTATGCGACAGATGATGAGAAGTTTTTCTGAACCTTTTGGAAGAGACATGCTCAGCATCTCTGATAGGAGAGGAAGAGCTCGTAACCGTATGGGACATGAGGATGAAGAAAATTCCTTGACt GCAATGAGTTCTCTTGTACCTTTTGGCAGTTTTGGTGGTATG CATACAGATGTCAACCCTTTTCAGGCAATGGACCGAATGATGTTAAATATGAGAAACAGTATGCAGGAATTACAAAGAAACTTT GGTCACCTTTCAATGGATCCAAATGGACATTCATTTAGTTCTTCCTCCGTGATGACTTATTCCAAAGTAGGAAATGAACCTCCAAAGGTTTTCCAGGCCTCAACACAAACCCGCAGGGCTCCAGGAGGA ATAAAGGAAACCAGGAAAGCATTAAGAGATTCTGATAGTGGACTAGAAAAAATGGCTGTTGGTCATCACCTCCATGACCGAGCTCATGTCATTAAAAAGTCAAAGAACAACAAGACTGGAGATGAAGAGGTCAATCAAGAGTTCATCAATATGAATGAAT GTGATGCTCATGCTTTTGATGATGAGTGGCAAAATGAGATTCTGAAGTACCAGCCAAGGGGACAATGGCGCAATCTAGATAACTCTAGGATGCGAAGTGTTGGTCATGAGAATTCAGGATCCCGAGAACTTAAAAGAAG GGAGAAACATCAAAGTCCAGCCATTGAACATGGAAGAAGATCAAATGTTTCTGTGGACAAACTCAACATCAAAGGATCGCCTGTGaaaatcaacaaaaaataa
- the MLF1 gene encoding myeloid leukemia factor 1 isoform X3, translating into MFGMLSSSFEDDPFFSDSFIAHRESMRQMMRSFSEPFGRDMLSISDRRGRARNRMGHEDEENSLTAMSSLVPFGSFGGMHTDVNPFQAMDRMMLNMRNSMQELQRNFGHLSMDPNGHSFSSSSVMTYSKVGNEPPKVFQASTQTRRAPGGIKETRKALRDSDSGLEKMAVGHHLHDRAHVIKKSKNNKTGDEEVNQEFINMNECDAHAFDDEWQNEILKYQPRGQWRNLDNSRMRSVGHENSGSRELKRRL; encoded by the exons ATGTTCGGGATGCTGAGCAGCAGCTTTGAGGATGATCCCTTCTTCTC tGATTCTTTTATCGCACACCGAGAAAGTATGCGACAGATGATGAGAAGTTTTTCTGAACCTTTTGGAAGAGACATGCTCAGCATCTCTGATAGGAGAGGAAGAGCTCGTAACCGTATGGGACATGAGGATGAAGAAAATTCCTTGACt GCAATGAGTTCTCTTGTACCTTTTGGCAGTTTTGGTGGTATG CATACAGATGTCAACCCTTTTCAGGCAATGGACCGAATGATGTTAAATATGAGAAACAGTATGCAGGAATTACAAAGAAACTTT GGTCACCTTTCAATGGATCCAAATGGACATTCATTTAGTTCTTCCTCCGTGATGACTTATTCCAAAGTAGGAAATGAACCTCCAAAGGTTTTCCAGGCCTCAACACAAACCCGCAGGGCTCCAGGAGGA ATAAAGGAAACCAGGAAAGCATTAAGAGATTCTGATAGTGGACTAGAAAAAATGGCTGTTGGTCATCACCTCCATGACCGAGCTCATGTCATTAAAAAGTCAAAGAACAACAAGACTGGAGATGAAGAGGTCAATCAAGAGTTCATCAATATGAATGAAT GTGATGCTCATGCTTTTGATGATGAGTGGCAAAATGAGATTCTGAAGTACCAGCCAAGGGGACAATGGCGCAATCTAGATAACTCTAGGATGCGAAGTGTTGGTCATGAGAATTCAGGATCCCGAGAACTTAAAAGAAG GCTATAA